A genome region from Nicotiana tabacum cultivar K326 chromosome 13, ASM71507v2, whole genome shotgun sequence includes the following:
- the LOC107773544 gene encoding uncharacterized protein LOC107773544: MRFKRGSKVEVMNKNDSPVSWSPAEILSGNGHTYSVMYDCYPGIESNARAERVSRRNIRPCPPRLEGVKNGETGQIIEVFDNYSWKTARIVKVLNRGYYLVHPTGCPQEIKVHRSNTRVRQCWQDEKWHLIGKGSGTCAKPDQLSAQKPCKKVSLVLSARNGCHVRDGDLAAQGNIKRQKSHSSSLMSLKRVSDESSRNIQEVVAAERGFKRQRIVPASLGGKTHVIAKCKGNIMDEKYVGASFNNWSDEYYGLKPTKRSGANGYSAARIGESNDSDSDACSVGSCSIYHESPDKICSFSAEVHCQVPDLLCSDAESFQGSAEAHEEESCRLSSEDNVAASIHELELHAYRCTLEALYASGPLSWDQEALLTNLRIALHISNDEHLTELRTLISAGTGIHVS, from the exons ATGAGGTTTAAAAGAGGGAGTAAAGTTGAGGTGATGAACAAGAACGATTCGCCCGTATCTTGGTCTCCCGCTGAGATCCTCTCTGGTAATGGGCATACTTACTCTGTAATGTATGATTGTTATCCAGGTATAGAAAGCAATGCGAGGGCTGAAAGGGTTTCGAGGAGGAACATCAGACCATGTCCCCCTCGTCTAGAAGGTGTGAAGAATGGGGAAACTGGTCAAATTATCGAGGTGTTCGATAACTATTCATGGAAAACTGCCAGAATTGTGAAGGTTTTGAACAGAGGCTATTATTTGGTACACCCAACTGGGTGTCCTCAGGAGATTAAGGTTCACAGATCAAACACCAGAGTGCGACAATGTTGGCAAGATGAAAAATGGCACTTGATCGGAAAG GGATCTGGTACGTGTGCAAAACCTGACCAGCTTTCTGCTCAAAAACCTTGTAAAAAGGTGAGCCTGGTCTTAAGTGCTAGGAATGGTTGTCATGTTAGAGACGGAGATTTAGCTGCTCAGGGAAACATTAAAAGGCAGAAGTCTCATTCTAGCTCTTTGATGTCGCTGAAAAGGGTGTCAGACGAATCATCTAGAAACATTCAGGAGGTAGTGGCAGCTGAGAGAGGTTTTAAGAGACAAAGAATAGTTCCGGCTTCCTTAGGGGGCAAGACCCATGTTATTGCCAAGTGCAAAGGAAATATCATGGATGAAAAGTATGTGGGTGCTTCGTTTAACAACTGGTCTGATGAATATTACGGATTGAAGCCTACAAAAAGAAGTGGTGCCAATGGCTATTCCGCTGCCAGAATTGGAGAATCTAATGATTCTGATAGTGATGCATGCTCAGTTGGTAGTTGTAGTATTTATCATGAGAGTCCTGATAAAATTTGTAGCTTTTCAGCCGAAGTTCATTGTCAAGTACCTGATCTTCTGTGCAGTGATGCAGAGTCTTTTCAAGGTTCAGCAGAAGCACATGAGGAGGAAAGCTGCCGTCTTTCTTCGGAGGACAATGTTGCAGCAAGTATTCATGAGCTGGAGTTGCATGCTTATCGCTGCACATTGGAGGCATTGTATGCTTCTGGTCCCTTGAGTTGGGATCAAGAAGCATTACTAACAAATCTACGCATCGCACTCCATATCTCAAATGACGAACATTTGACGGAGCTCAGGACTTTAATTTCTGCTGGAACTGGTATTCATGTCAGTTGA
- the LOC107780825 gene encoding uncharacterized protein LOC107780825 codes for MMSNLPSVGSSGRTSTTADDNDEDQEMTKVALASFQAREEEIERKKMEVKGKVESQLSRAEEETRRLVRVWEELEVLTDPMRKEVAMVRKKIDVVNREIKSLGQTCQKKEKEYREVLEVFNEKNNEKTQLTSTLVEVTIHNNHSFLYSFILAFSFSFLNAPNLIDFWMVCCHLLALNFSLSFSLGKLEELSKVLNPKR; via the exons ATGATGAGTAATCTTCCAAGTGTTGGCAGCAGTGGAAGAACTTCAACGACTGCGGACGACAACGACGAAGATCAAGAGATGACAAAGGTAGCATTGGCTTCATTTCAAGCAAGAGAAGAAGAGATTGAGAGGAAGAAAATGGAGGTGAAAGGAAAAGTTGAGTCTCAACTTAGCCGTGCTGAAGAAGAAACTAGGCGTTTGGTTCGTGTTTGGGAG GAGCTTGAAGTGTTAACGGATCCAATGAGAAAGGAAGTTGCAATGGTACGCAAGAAAATTGACGTGGTTAACCGTGAAATTAAGTCACTTGGACAGACCTGTCAAAAGAAG GAGAAAGAATACAGAGAAGTGTTAGAGGTTTTCAACGAAAAGAATAATGAGAAAACTCAGCTAACCTCCACTCTAGTAGAGGTAACGATTCATAATAACcattcttttttatattcttttattcttgctttttctttttcctttttaaatgcCCCTAATTTAATTGATTTTTGGATGGTGTGTTGTCATCTTTTAGCTCTGAATTTCTCACTTTCCTTCAGTTTGGGAAAGCTGGAGGAGCTAAGCAAGGTTTTGAATCCCAAACGCTAG